The DNA region CTCGCGCAGGCCCTGGTCCGCGCTCCGGTCCAGGACGCGGGGGAGGGCGGCGGCCAGGAAGACGGTGCCGAACGCCAGTGCGGCGGTGAGCAGCGCTGCGAGCGGTGCCGCACGCAGCCTGGTGCGCACCCAGGGTGCGGGGCGGTGGGCGGTGTCGGCGGGGGCTCCCCCGTCGGGCGTCCCGCCGGTGCCGGCCGGGCTGGTCACATCTCCTCCAGGTTTCGCAGCCGCTGGGCCACGTCCCGGCGCCGGCGGCCGCTGAGCAGGGCCGAGAGCAGCGGGACGGCGGCGATGGCGAGGGCCAGCAGGACGGCGGTGCCGACCGGCAGGTCGACCAGGACCTCCGGGACGGGGCGGCGGGCCGCCGGGGTGAGGACCACGAGCGGCACGATCAGATGGACGATCAGTGCGCCGAGGCCGAGTCCGACGATGCTGCCGAGGCCCACCAGGACGGCCTGTTCGGCGGCCGCGGTGCGGACCAGGCGGCGGCGCGGGGTGCCGAGGGCCAGGAGCAGCGCGAACTCGCGGGAGCGTTCGCCCGCGGCGGCGGCCGAGGCGGCGGCGAAGCCGATGGCGGCGAGCACCGTGGTGACGACCGCGATGGCGGCGAGCGCGTTCTGCGGGGCGGCGCTGAGCGGGTCGCCGGTCAGCGTGGCGGCGACCTCCTCGCGGAGCTTCAGGTCCGGGGCGCCGGGGGCGGCGCGCAGGGCGGCGGCGGCCTGTGCGGGTACCGGGTCGTCGGATCCGGTGGCGGGCAGCCACCACTCGGCGGGGACGGGGGTCTCCCGTCCCTCGGCGGCGAGGGCCCGGCTGACGGTGGCGAGGTCGAGGACGAGCGACTTGTCCCCGACGACGGGCAGCGACTCGACGGCCGCGGTGATCCGCACCCGCAGGGTGGTGACGCCGACCGGGACCCGGACGGTCTCGCCGACGGCCGCGCCGTTGGCGGCGAGGAAGCCGCGGGTGGCGACGCCCGGGACCTCGGCGGGGGCGGCGGCCGCGGTCGGGGTGAAGACGCCCCGCACGCTGCCGGGGGCGCCGACGACGGAGTGGTAGCGCACCTTGAACAGCTGTCGTGCGTCGGCGGGTTCGGTCTGCCGGTCGGCGGCGAGCGCGCCGTTGGCGTTGGTGCCGCCGGCGGCCCAGGTGAGGCCTGCCGGGACGTCGACGGGCACGGCGGCGGCGCCCGGTCCGTCGACGGTGGAGAGCCTGCGGATGGTCAGTTCCCCGCCGTCCCGCGTGTCGGCGGAGACGGTCACCCCCACGACCGTGAGCGGTGCGGAGGCGGTGCTGAGCGGGGCGTCGGTCAGTGCGCCGATGTCGGCGGTGGCCCGGCCGTCGCCGGAGGCGGGGAGGCCGGTGAGCGGGACCTGGAAGGTGAGGCCGAAGCGGTCGCGGACCAGCAGCCAGGCGTCCGGGCGCCCCTTGGACGGCAGGTAGCCGAAGAACGGGTCCACGGCCTGCGGTACGGAGGTGAACGTGACGTCGGCCTCGATCCGCTGGGGGTGGCCGGGCAGCGGTACTCCGGTGGCCGCCCCGGCGGGCGCGGGCTGGGCGAGGGAGCCGAACAGCCGCTGCGGGTCCTGGTCGTCCAGCAGGTCGGGGCGGACCGGGACGCGGTCGGCGAAGCCGGCGGTGTCCAGGACGATCACCTGGCCGTAGCTGTTGTCGGGCAGGGACTGCTCCTGCCGGACGACCGGGAGGATCCGGTCGCCGCCGGGCAGGGCGCCGTACCGGCTTCCCTGGCCCATCGGTGCCGTCTTGGAGTTGTGGATCCGCAGTCCGCCGGCGGTCGCGAAGCTCGCCTGGTCCTGCTGGGAGGTGTTCCAGGTGGCGTGCTGGCCGAGTGCCAGGACACCGGTGGAGACGCCCAGGACGAGGAGCAGGACCGGCCCGCTGGCCCGGCCGGGGCGGCGGGCCAGCTGCCAGCCGACCAGCGCGGGTGCCAGGCCGCGGCCGCGGGCGGCCAGCCGGGCGCCGAGGCGGGCGGCCAGCGGGAGCAGGCGCAGCACCAGGAGGGTGCCGGCGCCGAGCGCGAGGGTGGGGGTGGCGACGAGGACCGGGTCGAGGCCGAGCCGGCCGGAGGAGTCCGGGGACAACCCGCCGCTGTACTGGGAGAGTTGGTGGTAGGCGAGGACGGCCAGGGCGAGCAGGGCGAGGTCGGCTCCGGAGCGGGCGGCGCCCGAGGCCAGTGCCTGGCGGCGGCCGGCCCGGCGCAGCACGGCCGCTCCGGCGCCGCGCAGCAGGGCGGGCACCGCGGCGAGCAGGACGCAGCCGAGGGCGCAGAGGACGGAGACCGGCCAGAGCGTCCAGCTGAGGCCGGTGTCCAGGGGCACCCGGCGGAGCGGGCCGAAGCCGCCCAGTACGCGGAGCAGCGGCGGGCTGAGCAGGGGGGCGAGCAGCGCGGCGGGCAGCGCGAGCAGGGTCGCCTCGGTCGCGGTGAACGCGCCGAGCCGGGCGCCGGACGCGCCGCGGGCGGCCAGCAGGGCGTTCTCCGACTGCTGGCGGGTCGCGATCAGGTGGACGACCAGGAGCAGGGCGGCGGCGGCGAGCACGATCAGCTGCAGGGCGCCGATCAGCAGGGTGGAGCGGGCGACCAGTGCGCTGGATTCGAGTTCGCCGAGCAGGTCGGCGAGGTCGCTGTGGGCGAGCAGGCCGGAGTTCTTGGCGAGTTCGTCGCCCAGGCCGGGCACCCGGGAGCGCAGGGCGTCGACGTCGGAGGGGGCGACGCCCGTGAAGTCGGCGTCGACCAGCCAGCTGCGGCCGTTCTGCGGCAGGCCGGCGGCGGTGAAGGCGCTGTCGTCGACCAGCAGCGGGCCGTAGGTGGTGAAGCCTCCGACCTGGATCTCGTGTCCCAGCAGCGGGTCGAGGCGCCAGTAGAGGTCGTCGGCGTCGGTGGCGCGGTAGACGCCGGTGAGCCGGACGGTCAGCGGTGCGCCGCCGTAGCGGTCGGAGAGCTGCACGTTGGCGGGGAGCGCTTCGGCCTTGAGGCCCATCCGGGCCAGTGCGGCCTGCGGCACGGCCGCCTGGAGGGGGCCGCCCGCGCCGGGGGCCTTGGCGGTGTCGGGCCAGGCGCCGGAGATCAGGCTGACGCGCTGCCGGTCGAGGGCGGCGAGGAGGGTGAGGTCCGCCTCCTTGCCGCCCGGCCGGCTGCTCGGCTGCCCGGTGGGCTGGCTGCCGGGCTGGCCGCCGGTCTGCTCGGTGGGCTGGCCGCCCGCCTGGCCGCCCGCCTGGTCCGGCAGGCCGTAGGAGCGGCTGCGGGCCAGGCTCTGGACGCTGGTGGGCCGGTCGCCGAAGAGGGCGCGGGCGTAGTCCGCGACCGCGGCGTCGTCCTTGGCCCGTTTGTCCAGCCCGTGCTCGGAGTTGACCAGCACCGTGGTGCGGGGGTGGCCCGCGCCCTGGAGCGCCTGTCGCTGACCGACCTCTCCGACGGTGCGCTGGAACGCCACCAGCGCGGTGAGAACCGCCGTTGTGATCAGTACGGTGAGCAGCGCCGCACTGGCCAGGGGCAGTCGCCCGCGCAGACGGCGCACGACAAAGCCGAGCATCCTGATTCCTCCCCCGGTCCATCATGGCCCCGCGCCGCTGCCCTTACGGGCAGACTTCTCCCACTGCGCGGATGGGCGCCCTTGGCGCACCGATACGGTGATCACCGGCGCTTGATCACCGGATAGCGGACGATGCTGTCAGATCCGGTCAAAGAAAGGAAGGGACTTGCGCGAATCATGTAACCAATGAGCAAATGCTCCGGATCGCATCGCCGTTGCGGCTGACGTCAGGTCAGGCCGCCGCTTTGCGTGAACCAGTAGTAGCCGTCGAAGCGGCACCTAAGATTGACCATGAGCACCTCAACTCCTTGCCGTCGGCGGGGAGCCCCAGAGGAACACCCGAACACCCAGGGGGACGCCGTATGACGCAGCAACCGGTCGGCACCGTCACCGCTCCCATGGTGGCCGTCACCGATCTCCGGCGCAGCTTCGGAACCGGTGAACGCGCCGTCCACGCGCTGCGCGGAGTCAGCTTCTCCATCGGGAAGGGTGAACTCACCGCCCTCAAGGGCCGGTCCGGCTCCGGCAAGACCACCCTGCTCAACCTGGTCGGCGGCCTGGACAGCCCGAGCGGCGGCACCATCACCCTCGACGGCACCGACATGGGGAGCCTCGACGAGGAGGGCCGGCTCGCGCTCCGCCGGGACCGGATCGGCTTCGTCTTCCAGTCCTTCGGGCTGCTCCCGGTCCTCACCGCCGCCGAGAACGTCGGCGTGCCGATGCGGCTGCGGAAGGTGCCCGCCGCCCAGCGCGAGGAGCGCGCCCACACCCTCCTCGCCCTGGTCGGACTCGCCGACCACGCCAACCAGCGCCCCGGTGAGCTCTCCGGCGGCCAGCAGCAGCGCGTCGCCATCGCCCGCGCCCTGGCCAACGAGCCCGACCTCATCATCGCCGACGAGCCGACCGGCCAGCTGGACTCGGAGACCGGCCGCTCGATCATGCAGCTGCTGCGTGCGGTGGTGCACAGCGAAGGGGTCACCGTCCTGGTCGCGACCCACGACCCGACCCTGATGGAGCTGGCCGACCGGGTGGTCGAGCTCCGCGACGGCCGGATCGTCGAGGAGTCCGACGACTGATCCCGGGCGCGCCGCCGCTTTCCCCACGTCACGGAATGCGGCCGCCCGATCCCGCCGAGTGAATGCGCGCACGGTCCGAGGACCAGGCTCCGCACCGGGCGGGGCATGGCGGGGCAGGGCAGGGCAGGGCAAACGGACGGACAGTGAAATCCGGCTTCGCCGACCAGGAATCGGCGGAGCCGGATTTTTCGATCCCGCCGCACACGCACACATGACCCGCCGATTCCGCACGGGACGGAGCGGATCGGAAATACGCCCGCCCGCAATTCACGGCCCGCACCGCCGAACGGCGAAAAGGCCGGATCAACCGATTCCCGGCCTCGTCGCGGAACACCGGCCCGCCCCCCGCGAAACACATTCCGCCAGGACTCCGCCTCGGCGCGGGGCCAGGGCGCGGAACGCACTGCCCTCCGGATCGGCCCGAACCGTCCGCGGCGCGTAGCCCCGGCTCACGTCGACGGGCTCACGCCGGCGGGCTTCGCGCCGAGAACCCGCGAACGCGCCGCCACCTCTTGCCGATGGGCCGCGGAGGCGGTGACGGGATCGATGTGCACACGATTCTTCGCCGGCCCGCACTCCCGGACGCGAAGAACGCCGAGGCGGACGGCGGCGGGATCGGGATAGTCGGGGCCCCGGGGTTCGGCGCCGGTCACGCCCGCTTCCCCGGTGGCGGCGCCTCGACCCCGCGCCCGCGCCCCGGAACCGCACCGGGGCCCCCGCCACTTTCTTGCGGTGCAAGACAGAAGATGACTATCTTGTACCGCATGACAAAGGAGGAGCCCGCCCGCGACCAGCGACGAAGCCAGCTCCTGCGCGGAGTGCTCGACCTCTGCCTGCTCGCCCTGATCGAGGAACGGCCGCGCTACGGCTTCGAGTTCGCGCAGGGGCTGACCGAGAACGGGCTGGAACTGGTCAGCGACGGCAGCATCTACCCGCTGCTCGCCCGGATGGAGCGCGCGGGGCTGATCGCCGCCTTCCGCGCGCCGTCCCCGGCCGGCGGCGCTCCGCGGAAGTACTACCGCCTCACCGGGGCGGGCGAAGCCGAACTCGCCGCCGGACGGGCCGGCTGGCAGGCCTTCACCGGCCCGGTCGGTCGGATCCTCGACGACAACCGGCCCCCAGGGGGAAGCACATGACGAGCGAGAAGGTGCTCGCGGCCTGCCGCAGCAACTGGGAGTACCGCGGCATCGACGAAGCCTCCGTCCGGGAGATGCTCGACGAACTCACCGCGCACCTCCAGGACGCCGCGGCCGCCGGACGCACCGCCCAGGACGTCGTCGGCCAGGACGTCAGGGCCTTCGCCGCCGCCTGGGCGAGGGCCCGCACCCCGCTCCCCCGCCGGGTGCTGCGCACCGCGGGCACGGCGTCCTTCATGCTCGGGACCCTCCTGCTCCTCACCCACCTGATCCGGCGCACCACCCAACTGGACGTCACGGCCGACCAGATCGCCTTCTACGCCGTCATCGCCACGATCACGGTCGTCTGGGAACTCCGCCGGGGCAGCCTCGGCCTCCGCCGCGGCTGGGCCGTCGGCCTGGTGGCCGGACTGCCGGCCATCCTGCTCACCCGCTACCTCATCGGCCACCAGCCGCTGTTCAGCCTGCCGCTCTGGGTCGCTCCGGTCCTGCTCCTGCCCGGCCTGCCGTTCGTCCTCGCGGACTCCCGGGCCAGGAGGGCCGGTTCGGCCCCCGCCGAGTAGGACGGGCGGGCGTCTCGGCGCCGCAGGGCTCGGGGAGGGCCTCCCGTCCGGGCGCCCGCCGCCACGGGCCCCGTGGGATCCGGAGCGGACAGCGTGGCGCCAGGGCTTCCAGAGCCCGGCGGGCCCGACGGCCGGGTCGACGGCGGGCCCGGCGGCGGCGTAGGGCCCGGCGCCGTTCCCGGCGATCGGCCCGGAGCGGCCGACCGGGCGGCGGGCCGCGGCGGCGGCGAGCGCCACGGGGGCGAGAAATGTGCGACCCGGCCGTTCGGCAACCCCCTCCCGCCGGCGCCGTTCCGGACGAGCGGTCCGCTGTGGCATCCGGCACGGGCGGCAGTTACCCCACCTGACCGTTCAAGTCCCTTACCCCACAGTCCTGTTGGCTCTCCGATCGGCCGATCGACCGGACAGCCGTGCCGACCCGCGACCTCCGGTGCGAAGCGATGAACCGACTCGGCGACGGGGAAACCGTGGTGATGCACACTCAGCGTCCGCGCACCCTCGAAGGGTGACATTTCCCTGATCCCGGGACGGACCGCCCGGTGAGCCGTAGATTCGTTCCTACAACTGGTGATCGGCGACACAGTGGGGTGGTTGTGGGAATCGGGAGCATCTTCGGTGCGGACGACAATGTGAGCTCGACGATCGACCTGTTGGAGGCACGGCTTCCGGCCGTGCGGGAACGGCTGGCCCGGGCGGAGGCGGAACTCGCCGCCGTCACCGCCGAACAGGACGCCATCACCAAGGCGCTCGAAGGACTGCGGCTGCTGGTCGGCCCGCTCGCCACCGGCGGGGGTGAGCCGCCGCACGCCGCGGCGTCGCCCTCGGGCCCGGCCGATGACCTGGTCGAGGCCGATGCTGTGGCTGTGGCTGTGGCTCCGACAGAGAACCCGGCCCAGGCTGCTGCTGAGGCACCGGCCGAGGCTGTGACTGCGGCTCCGGCAGAGGTCGAGGCTCCGGCCGAGGCCGCGCAGGCGGCGGCCGGTGTAGCGGTCGAGCCGACCGGGACCGCCGAGAAGGCGACCGCAAAGAAGGCCACGGCCAAGAAGGCGACCGCCAAGAAGGCCCCCGCCAGGAAGGCCACGGCCAAGAAGGCGGTCGCGGCGAAGAAGGCCGCGCCCGCGCCGGACGCACAGGCTCCGACTCCGGCCCCGGATCCGGCTTCGGCCCCCGCCCCGGCGGCGAAGAAGGCCACCACGAAGGCGGAGACCCCGGAGTCCGGCTCCAAGGCCACCGGGACGAAGCCGAAGCGGGCGACCGCCGCCAAGGCGGCGGCCCGGACGGCCCCGGCGGAGAGCGAGCCCGCCGTGGAGGCGTCGGCGCCTGCTGCGGGCCGACGGCGGAAGATCACGGACGCCGACGGCGTTCTGGCGGCGCTGGCCGGCGCCACGGGTCCGCTGCGCGCCCGCGAGGTGACCGAGCTGCTGGGCCTGGACCCCCTGGAGGGGAACATCAACGCGATCCGCACCAGGCTGGAGCGCCTGGCCAAGGAAGGACGCGCACAGCGGCCCGACCGCGGCCTCTACACGGTGGCGACGGAACAGCCCGCGGCCGGAGCCTGACCGCACGGCACCGGCACGGCGCCGGGGCCGCTGAGCGCGGCGGACCGGGTGGAGCCCCTTCGGCTCCACCCGGTCCGCCGTGCGCGGCCGGCGGATCCTGCGCCCGGGCCCGGCCGAGTCCCGCCCGGGCCCGCACACCCCCTGCCCCACGGCCCCGTACGGAGCGGCGTCCGCGCCCGTGAACACCGCTCCGGACGACCGCACCGGCTCGACGGGCCGCGGCCCGACACCGCCAGGGTCGGTACCGCCGCGTGTCGCCCGTGACGGCGCCCGCCGCTTCGGGTATGACGGACCAACGGCCGCGGGCCGGCGCTACGCCCGACCGGCGAGGCGTCGCGGGCCGCACGCGGGCCGTTGTCGAACGAGGCGGGCAGTCATGGAACTCGGCGTGTACGGACTCAGTGCCAAGGCCACCCACGGTCCACGGGCCACGACGCAACTGGCCGCCCTGGCCGAGGAACTCGGCTACCGGTCCTGGTGGGTGGGTGACCACGTGGCGCTGCCCGACCCCCGCACCCCCGAGTCACCCATGGACGCGGCCGAGTCGATCCTCGACCCGCTGGTCCACCTCGCCTACGTCGCCGCCGTCACGGAACGGATCGAGCTGGGCACCGGGATCATCGTCCTGCCGCAACGCCATCCCGTGGTCCTCGCCAAACAGCTCGCCAGCCTCGACGTGCTCAGCGACGGCCGGCTGCGCGTCGGTGTCGGCCC from Kitasatospora sp. NBC_00458 includes:
- a CDS encoding FtsX-like permease family protein, coding for MLGFVVRRLRGRLPLASAALLTVLITTAVLTALVAFQRTVGEVGQRQALQGAGHPRTTVLVNSEHGLDKRAKDDAAVADYARALFGDRPTSVQSLARSRSYGLPDQAGGQAGGQPTEQTGGQPGSQPTGQPSSRPGGKEADLTLLAALDRQRVSLISGAWPDTAKAPGAGGPLQAAVPQAALARMGLKAEALPANVQLSDRYGGAPLTVRLTGVYRATDADDLYWRLDPLLGHEIQVGGFTTYGPLLVDDSAFTAAGLPQNGRSWLVDADFTGVAPSDVDALRSRVPGLGDELAKNSGLLAHSDLADLLGELESSALVARSTLLIGALQLIVLAAAALLLVVHLIATRQQSENALLAARGASGARLGAFTATEATLLALPAALLAPLLSPPLLRVLGGFGPLRRVPLDTGLSWTLWPVSVLCALGCVLLAAVPALLRGAGAAVLRRAGRRQALASGAARSGADLALLALAVLAYHQLSQYSGGLSPDSSGRLGLDPVLVATPTLALGAGTLLVLRLLPLAARLGARLAARGRGLAPALVGWQLARRPGRASGPVLLLVLGVSTGVLALGQHATWNTSQQDQASFATAGGLRIHNSKTAPMGQGSRYGALPGGDRILPVVRQEQSLPDNSYGQVIVLDTAGFADRVPVRPDLLDDQDPQRLFGSLAQPAPAGAATGVPLPGHPQRIEADVTFTSVPQAVDPFFGYLPSKGRPDAWLLVRDRFGLTFQVPLTGLPASGDGRATADIGALTDAPLSTASAPLTVVGVTVSADTRDGGELTIRRLSTVDGPGAAAVPVDVPAGLTWAAGGTNANGALAADRQTEPADARQLFKVRYHSVVGAPGSVRGVFTPTAAAAPAEVPGVATRGFLAANGAAVGETVRVPVGVTTLRVRITAAVESLPVVGDKSLVLDLATVSRALAAEGRETPVPAEWWLPATGSDDPVPAQAAAALRAAPGAPDLKLREEVAATLTGDPLSAAPQNALAAIAVVTTVLAAIGFAAASAAAAGERSREFALLLALGTPRRRLVRTAAAEQAVLVGLGSIVGLGLGALIVHLIVPLVVLTPAARRPVPEVLVDLPVGTAVLLALAIAAVPLLSALLSGRRRRDVAQRLRNLEEM
- a CDS encoding PadR family transcriptional regulator, which produces MTKEEPARDQRRSQLLRGVLDLCLLALIEERPRYGFEFAQGLTENGLELVSDGSIYPLLARMERAGLIAAFRAPSPAGGAPRKYYRLTGAGEAELAAGRAGWQAFTGPVGRILDDNRPPGGST
- a CDS encoding ABC transporter ATP-binding protein; this encodes MTQQPVGTVTAPMVAVTDLRRSFGTGERAVHALRGVSFSIGKGELTALKGRSGSGKTTLLNLVGGLDSPSGGTITLDGTDMGSLDEEGRLALRRDRIGFVFQSFGLLPVLTAAENVGVPMRLRKVPAAQREERAHTLLALVGLADHANQRPGELSGGQQQRVAIARALANEPDLIIADEPTGQLDSETGRSIMQLLRAVVHSEGVTVLVATHDPTLMELADRVVELRDGRIVEESDD